In the Candidatus Atribacteria bacterium genome, TGGAGATTAGAGGTTAACGAACGAATGGATTATGCTGGTAGAATAATTCGTCCCTTGGACCTTAAAGAGACGGAGGAGATAATTGATCAATTGGTGGCCAAAGGAATAGAATCTTTAGCCGTCTGTTTACTCCATTCTTATGCCAATCCCATCCATGAACAAAAAATAAAAGAGATTGTCCAGAAAAAGTATCCAAATTTGACTGTTAGTATTTCCTCCGAACTTATCCCTGTAATTAAGGAGTACGAAAGAACGAGTGAGACGGTGGTAAACGCCTATGTAAAACCCGCGGTAGTTAAATATATGCAGAATTTAGAGGGTACGCTTCAAAACATTAAGGGCAAAGGTTCACTCCTTATTATGCAATCTGGTGGTGGTTTGATGTCGGTAAAAGCGGCTATGGAAAAACCTGTATACATCATCGAAAGTGGACCCGCTGCGGGTGTAGTGGGAAGCGCTTATCTCGCTAAATCTTTAAAAATTCCAAATATTCTTACTTTGGACATGGGAGGAACCACAACAAAAGGTTCCATCATTGAAAACAACGAAATAAGTTTAGCCCCCTATTATGAAGTAGGCGCGGGAATCTCTGTAGCAAGTAGACTTCAATCAGGCGGGGGCTACAGTATTCGGGTTCCATCTATTGATATTGCAGAGATTGGTGCAGGTGGAGGAAGCAAGCTTTGGTTGGATAAAGGAATGGTTCTTCATGTTGGTCCCACGAGTGTGGGAGCCAAGCCAGGCCCTGCTTGTTATGATTTAGGAGGAACTAAACCTAGTCTAACTGACGCAAATTTAATTCTCGGCTACCTGAATCCTAAAGAAATAGGGGGAGGTCGAATTAAGTTAAACAAAGAGAATAGTTTTAAGACCGTTAGAGAGCAAATTGCCAAACCTATGAAAATCAGTACAGAAGAAGCAGCTTATGGAGCGCACATGATCGCCAACTCAAATATGATTCGGGCGATCAGTGCTGTTTCTACAGTTCGAGGTCGAGATCCACGAGACTTTGTGCTATTCGCTTTTGGAGGTGCTGGGCCAATGCATGCTGTTAAGTTGGCTAAAGAAATGGAGATTAAAAGAGTAGTTATTCCTCCCTTCCCAGGTCTATTCAGCGCCTTTGGACTCCTTTTCGCTACCATAGAGTATAATTTTGTTGAAACTCTGTACCAACGTTTGGATGAGTCCCAGGTGGAACCTGTAAACAAGGTTTGGAATGAAATGAAGAGGAAGGCTTTGATTGAGGTAAAAGCAGGGGATTATGGAGACCTCGAGGTTGATTTCAAGAAGATCATGGAGATGAGATATGTAGGACAATCCTCTGAACTCATGATTCCTGTCCCATGGGAGAACCTCAAACCAGAACATATCCCCCTCTTGAGAGAAGCCTTCAGCGAGGAACATTTTAGAACCTATGGTCACAAACGGGCAGATGAGCCGGTGGAGTTGGTAAATGCTAGACTTATGGCGAAACTTTCCAATATAAACATTTCTCCTGAGCAGATCAAAACTGAACAAAAGATTAAGGCAACCAAAAAAAAGGAGAAGAGAAAAGCATACTTTGGGAAAGAATTTGGTTGGACGGATACGACCATTTTAGGGATAGATGACTTATTGGAAAATGCCATAAAAGGCCCGGCGATTGTCGAGCTCAATGATTCTACTTGCGTGGTTCCCCCGTATGCTAAGGTTTCACAGGGTCCATGGGGGTCTATTATTATTGATATCGAAAGTACAGGAGGTGAAGAGTAGTCATGACAATGGAAAAGAATAGAAATATAGATCCAATAACTTTTGTGCTGATTAAAAATTCCATAAGCTCTATTATTGATCAGATGGCCTTGGCCATGAATCGTACTTCTTACTCACCATTAGTAAGGGATCTTTTTGACTTTGCCACAGGGCTTTGCAATGCTGAAGGCGATATCATAGGGGAAGGATTGGTCAATCCTGTTCATACTGGGGTGTTTCCCAGTTTCATTAAGGATTTAAAAAAAGTATGGAAAGACCAGATCTATCCAGGTGACGTTTTTATGTGTAATGATCCATATGAAGGAGCTTCTCATATCCCCGATGTGTATACAGTAAGACCTGTGTTTTGTGACGGAGAATTGGCAGCATTCAGTGGAGCCATTGCCCACCAGCTCGACTTTGGGGGAAAGACACCCGGAAGCAACGCTTGTGATAACATAGAAATCTTCCAAGAGGGCTTACGCATCCCTCCCACTAAATATTATGATCGAGGAGAAAGGAACCATACACTCTACCGGCTTATTGAAAAGAATGTGCGGATTCCGCATAAGGTTCTTGGTGATCTAGAGTCCCAAGTGACAGCCACCGCCATGGGGGAAAAGGCTTTCATTGCCTTGGTGAAAAAATATGGGGATTGGCCGATAGTAAAGTCCTACCTCGATGAACTTTTAGACTATAGTGAGCGCCTCACCCGTGCGGCTATTCGAGAATTACCTGATGGGGAATATGAATTTGAAGACTATATGGACAATGATGGTTTCACTTCTAATCCAGTCAGAATTTATCTCAAAATAACTATCAAAGATAACCAGATCACCTTTGACTTTACGGGGAGTTCACCCCAGGTGAAAGGCTCTATAAACCTCCCTTTTTCATCCACTGTAGCCATAGTAAACACATCGCTCCGTTTATTCTTAGATCCTTCTGTTCCTTCTAATAGTGGGGTTTGGCGCCCAGTTACCCTTATAGTCCCGCCAAGTACGATTACCCATGCAAGCTTTCCCGCTGGAGTTGCTGGTAGAGGAGCTACATTGGGGCGTCTCTGGGATGTTTGTACAGGGTGTTTGGGTAAGATAGCCCCAGATAAGGTACCAGCCTGTACATCGAATGTAGATTTTGGAATTTGTTTGGGAGGGAATAATCGTGATGGGGAACCCTTTGTATTTACCGATTTCCTTGCTGGCTCTTGGGGGGGACGACCTTTTGCTGACGGAATTGATGGTCATCCTCCTTTATGGCTCAACTATTCTAACATTCCCTGTGAGGTGATAGAAAAAGAATACCCTCTAAGAATTGAACAATATGCTTATTTACCTGATACGGGAGGAGCGGGAAAATTTCGGGGTGGATTAGGAATAATTAAAGAGTATTGTTTAGAGAATGATGTAGTAGTTCAGTGGCGTCACGATCGCGCTCTCTTCCCTCCATGGGGATCAAATGGAGGAAAAGCTGGCGCTTTAGCCAAAGGCTACCATATTACAGACGGGCGAAAGCGGATTTTAAAAAAGGAGTCTTTTTCCTGCAAAAAAGGTGATAAGCTTCAAGCTATATTACCGGGCGCTGGGGGTTGGGGCGACCCATATAAACGAGATCTAGAAAAAGTTCTACGGGATGTACGGGATAGAAAAATTAGTTTAGAAATGGCAAAAAAAAGCTATGGAGTAGTAATTAATAAAAAAACTCTAGAGGTCGAGATAGAAGCTACTGAAAAATTGCAGGCTAAATCTGGAATAAAGTAAAAAAGTTAGCGACTTTTGCATAGAACTTCTCGAACACTTTTATTGTCTGCTCCAGATAACGAGAGTTGATGTTCTCGAAGAAGCAGCTCTTTTATATACCACTAATCTTTGAGAGACATTTTCAGAAGCCGTTAACAACCTGAAATCAAGGGGGTGATAGAAGCATAAAGTAAAAGTGAGTTAGTATATTGTTTTAAAAATCAAATTAATAAAAGGAGAAAAAAATGAAAAAAAGATTATTTTTTTTGATCATCACAGTAATGATGGTGTGCACTACAGCGGTAGTTTGTTCTACTGCTACGGAACTACCAACTCTTAACTGGGTATTGCAAACCGTGGAGACTAGTCTTACAGATCCACGCGTTGAAGAATGCGTTAAATTTGCTGACAGAGTTGCTCAGCGAACCGACGGTAAATTTAAGATTAGGGTGGTTTTAGCTAAAGAACTTGGAATTGACCGAGGTGAGTTTCCCCAAGCTGTGGGTAGTGGTACCATTGAAATGGCCTGGCTAAATACCTCCGTTACTGGAGGAATATCTTCATTGTCGTATACAGGTCTATTCAACTTACCCTACCTTACTGTTGACCAAGATACTTGCTTAACGGCAGCGGAAGCAATAAATGATATGGTTTTTGAAGACATGAAGGCGCTGGGTTATCAACCGCTTCCTCCGAATAGCTTCTTTGTCTTCACCCCCCAGGACCTATTAAGCAAGAATCCTATACCGAACTTGGCTGATTTAAATGATATCAAGGTAAGGGTATGGCGAGATCTGGATGCTAAACTCATCCAGAGTTTAGGCGGCTCACCTGTTTATATGCCGGTTACTGAGGTATATATTGCCATGCAAAGAGGAGTGGTAGATGCTGTGAATACTGGGCCAAATGGAATGGTAATGGCATCGTTATGGGAAGTTGGTAAGTATTATTACGCGGTTGGACTTGAGCCCTCAGGCAGTTGGATTGTTGCCAATAATAAAAAATGGAACGATTTGCCCCCCGAATATAAGAAAATAATAGAGGAAGAGAATGTCGCTATGATTAAGGCTATGTATGATAAATATCTAACTTCTACAAGAGAGCAGCAGGATATACTGGTAAAGAATGGTGTTATAATAAATCAGCCTAGCCAGGAAGAAATCAAAGCCTGGAGAGACGCAGGAAAGCCGATTTGGGATGAGTGGGCTCAACAAGATCCTAGGAACCGAAAAGCTCTAGACGCTGCTATTAAAGCTCTTGGCTTTTAAGTATTTAAAAAGAAGGGGAAACCAATGAGGAATTATTTTGATGCGCTTAGCAACTTTCTTTCTCGTGTATCAGCTGTAGCGGGGCAAGCTATCATAGCTATCATGGTATTACTTATCACGGTAGATGTGCTCAGTCGAAATATAATATTGAAATCAATTTTGATCGCCACTGAAGTCTCAGGATATGCACTTGTTGCCCTTGCTTTTCTGGGGTTAGCATACACAGAGAGAACTGGAAGTAATATTAAAATTAGTATATTGACTAAAAGATTTTCACCAAGTGTACAAAAGAAGCTTCAGTTAGTTGTTTCAATTGTAAGTACGATTTTTATGGCTTGGCTTACTTGGATTACATTGGGTCCGGTTATAGATAATTTCAATAATAAAGTGACTTCTATAACGATTCTTCATGTTCCTATGTGGATACTTTATATTAGTATTCCAATAGGATACGCTATGCTTACAGTATTAATGACAAATGAAGTTGTAAATGGTGGATATAAATCTTTAGAAACAGACGACAGCGTGTAAGAGAGAAAAATATATTGTGCGCTACATACAGGATCTGCTATCCTTCATGACACAGATCCTGTATGTAGCGCAAATATAAGGTAAGAAGGGAGGCAATCATTATGGAGCCACTAGCGCTCGCAGGTATTTCTTTTTTAGTATTATTTATTTTGTTGTTTTTAGGTGTAAAAGTTGGCATATCGCTAGCTATGACTGGATGTTTGGGTTTCTTTCTGTACCAAGGTAATCCTGGTCTTGTACCGCTTATTCCTTACAGAACCTTAGATAGTTTTGTCTTAACTTGTGTTCCACTTTTTATCTTAATGGGTGAGATTCTAGTGCTAAGCGGTGCTACAGAAGGGCTTTATAAAGCCTGTTCAAAATTAGTAACCAGGATTCCCGGAGGTTTACTCCACACCAATATTATAACTTGCGCCATATTTGCTGCTATATCGGGCTCAAGTCCGGGTACTGCCGCTACTATCGGTTCAGTGGCAATCCCATCATTAAAAGAACGTCATTATGATATTAAAATAATACTTGGTTCGATAGTCGCTGGCGGTACTCTGGGGATTCTCATACCTCCAAGTATAAACATGATTGTGTATGGCATGCTAGCCGAGGTATCGGTTGGGCGACTTTTTGCTGCCGGGATTATTCCTGGCATTTCACTTGGAGGATTATTTATGCTTTATATTTTATATTCTGCAATCAGGAATAAAAAAATAGCACCAAGGGACTCCCGCTCTTCACAAAAAGAAATAGTTTTTAGCCTTAAGGATTTTATGGGATTATTACCATCAATTGCCTTGATTTTTCTTGTACTGGGTGGAATTTTTGCGGGAATCATGACTCCAACAGAAGCAGCTGCAATAGGATGCACTTTTTCGTTGTTTATAGTTTTAGCGTTACGGAAATTCAGTTGGTCACTTTTGGGAAGAGCTCTTGCAAAAACGCTACAGACTACTTGCATGATATTATTTATTGTCGTTGGATCGAGTATTTTAGCAAGTTTCTTTTCCAGGACTGGGATACCCACAGCTGTAGCTGAGCTAGTTATTAACTCAGGAGTTTCAAAATTGGCCGTGATTTTAAGCATATGTATTGTCTATGTGTTTTTGGGCTGTTTTATAGATCCTACATCGATCATTGTAATGACTGCATCTACTGTGCTACCAATAGTAAAAGAGCTGGGGTTTGACATGGTTTGGTTTGGAGTGATATATGTGTTAACAGCTGAAATTGGCATGATTACACCTCCAATGGGACTGAATCTTTTTGTCGTTCAAGGCATCTCGAAGGAAAATATAGTCAAAGTAATCCAAGGATCAATTCCATTTCTCTTTTTAATGATTATTTTTCTCGGGATATGTATATGGTTCCCTTCCCTCATTCTATGGCTTCCTAACCGTCTATTTGGCATAGGGAGCTAATTGTTTCTTAAGATTTTTCCCGCTGCCATTTCAAACTGGAAAACTTATGTAATTGTCTCTATGGTCGGTTTATTGTTAAAAAAATGGACATTCTTCAGGATACATTTACAGAACGGAGAATGTTGGAAGCATGTATTGTAGTAGTGGTCGTTGATGGTAAAAATATGCTCCTATAATGGGAGCCTTTCATGTTGTTCATAAGCCCAAAAATTATTAATCAAGGTACTAGATGCTATTATCCGAAATATCCTACTGTGGCTATTTAACAACTTTTTATGATCTGCAACAAATTCAAAATAAATTTTAAATGACTTAAATACAAACGAGAAGCTTAAAAGTATAAGGAGGCTGATAAATAAAGCAAACAAATCCTATTAAGAACGACTTACCTTATTTTCATTATCGGAAAAAGTAAAAGGAAATACTCAAAAGGAAGATTATTTTTACTTTGAGGTAGTTGGTGGAATTTTTAAATAGACAAAGATAACGTGGAGGAGAAATATGACAAAACAGACTGTTCCTTATCAATATTTAGACACTCCGGTGTGTCTTTTAGACCTTAACAAGCTCGAGACAAATATAAAATTAATACAACAGGCAGCCAATGAAGCTGGAGTAAAACTGAGGCCTCATACCAAAGTTCACGAGTCTGCATATATAGCTAAGATGCAGCTTGAAGCGGGAGCCAGTGGTATTGAGGTCGGTGCCATAAACCAAGCAGAGCCCATGGCGGAAGCCGGTATATCAGACATCTTTATTGTTCATCCGTTTTTCGGTGAGCATAAATTGGAAACCTTAAAACGGTTACTCAGTAGATGGCCTAAATTCAAATTCACCATCGTCGTGGATATGGTTGAACAGGCGGAGGGTATCTCAAAAGTTGCCCAAGCCATTGGTAAAACCGTTCCCCTGGTGATAAAACTCGATACAGGAGTAGACCGCTATGGGGTTGCACCGGGTGAGCCTACTTTGAATCTAGCTAAAAAATTACAGCAGGTTCCTGGTATCGAGCTTATAGGACTTTATGCTCATGAGTCAGGCGCTAAACCAACTGAAGAAAACATTGCTGAAATGGCTTATGATGTTGCATCTAAAACCTGTGAAATGGCAAGGATGCTGAAAAAAGAAGGCTTTAAAATGGAGCATGTCTCGGTAGGCGCATCATCAACACATTTTTCCACCTGCCGTTATATTAAAGAAGGAAAATTTTCGGAGATAACAGAGCTTCATCCAGGACAGCGTGTCATCGGAGATGTTCGATGTATGATGGGACTTGGCATTACCAAAGAACAATGTGCGCTCACCGTACTGGTCAGCATTATGAGCACAACTCATCCTAATTACGTTGTCATTGATGCTGGATGGAAGACCTTTAGCAGTGAATCCATGATTGAACGACGAGAAACGCCAGGCTTTTTCTGGAATGGGAAACCCACTTACGGCTCTATCCAGAGGCGATCCGACATCAGATTTGCCCGTATAGCCGCCGAGACAGGCTGGATTTACTATATGGAGGGTGCCAAGAAAGATCTGAAAGTTGGTGATCGTTTAGAAATCGTACCTAACAATGTTAGCAGTGTTATCAATACGCATGACAAAATATATGGTGTAAGAAACATTGATGTGGAAGTTGTGATCCCTATTACCGGAAGATGTCTGGGGAGTTAGCTACAATTTACTACTGAAATCGAAATTGTAATTAAAAAGAAACAAAGCTATAGAAATCCGTGATAAAAGAATGTTAATTTATTTATTGTCTCTCGTTAAAATAAGAAGTCTGAATAGAAATAATAGTCGATTTAAAATGAAAATAATCGTAGAAAGTTATGAAAATTATTTAACACTATTAGATGGTAAGGAATGTGTCAAAGGATTGATCTTTTACCCGAATTCTTCGGAACTGTCCGTTGGTTTTTACCAAGAATACTTCTTCGGTTTCGTACCTATCATATCTATCGGTCGACAGAGTTCTACCTTAAGCATTCCTCTATACCGGTGGTAATAGGCCTTGGACTGACAAATTCCTTTTTATTGCTAGGATCATCTGTAGGTGTAAGGCCTTATCTGCCGCTTTAAGGGTAACAGATTATCTAGAAAGCCATCAAGCTCAGTTAAGTCAGGTGCTTTTCTATTCAATGATTATTTCTATCATATTAAAAAAGGAATATATATAAGGAATTTTTAATACATTGAAATCAGAATTTGGGGGTTTTAAATAAATGAAAGAAGAAAAAGATTTACTATTGTACCTAAAAAGTATTTCAAAAAAAATTAGATATGAAACGATAAAACTGGCTTACGAAGCAGAATATGCTCATCCTGGACCTTCATTATCTATAACTGATTTATTAGTAGCTTTATATTATGGTGAATTAAATATTGATCCCAATAAACCTAATTGGGAAGATAGAGATAGATTTGTTCTTTCTAAGGGGCACGGGTGCTTATCTTTATATGCTATTTTAGCGGACTTAGGTTTTTATCCGGCAAAGGAAAATTTAAAATTAAGAAAGTTGAATTCTTTGGTTCAAGGTCATCCCGATATGAGAAAGACACCTGGAATAGATTTTACCGCTGGTTCTTTAGGTAATGGGATTGGAGCAGCGGTAGGTATAGCTATAAGTTTTAAAATTGATAAAAGACAACATAGAGTTTTTACGATTTTAGGAGATGGGGAAATTCAAGAAGGCATTGTCTGGGAAGCTGCATCAATTGCTTCGCATTTAAAGTTGGATAATCTTGTTGCGATCATT is a window encoding:
- a CDS encoding hydantoinase/oxoprolinase family protein; this encodes MNKGIDNDFRIAADIGGTFTDVVFMSRNGVTYTRKLLSTPDNYTRAITDAIQEVFRDIGLSKTDISQILHGCTIATNAVLEHTGARTGLITTKGFLDILEIRRFRMPEIYNIRWNKPLPLSPREWRLEVNERMDYAGRIIRPLDLKETEEIIDQLVAKGIESLAVCLLHSYANPIHEQKIKEIVQKKYPNLTVSISSELIPVIKEYERTSETVVNAYVKPAVVKYMQNLEGTLQNIKGKGSLLIMQSGGGLMSVKAAMEKPVYIIESGPAAGVVGSAYLAKSLKIPNILTLDMGGTTTKGSIIENNEISLAPYYEVGAGISVASRLQSGGGYSIRVPSIDIAEIGAGGGSKLWLDKGMVLHVGPTSVGAKPGPACYDLGGTKPSLTDANLILGYLNPKEIGGGRIKLNKENSFKTVREQIAKPMKISTEEAAYGAHMIANSNMIRAISAVSTVRGRDPRDFVLFAFGGAGPMHAVKLAKEMEIKRVVIPPFPGLFSAFGLLFATIEYNFVETLYQRLDESQVEPVNKVWNEMKRKALIEVKAGDYGDLEVDFKKIMEMRYVGQSSELMIPVPWENLKPEHIPLLREAFSEEHFRTYGHKRADEPVELVNARLMAKLSNINISPEQIKTEQKIKATKKKEKRKAYFGKEFGWTDTTILGIDDLLENAIKGPAIVELNDSTCVVPPYAKVSQGPWGSIIIDIESTGGEE
- a CDS encoding hydantoinase B/oxoprolinase family protein; translated protein: MTMEKNRNIDPITFVLIKNSISSIIDQMALAMNRTSYSPLVRDLFDFATGLCNAEGDIIGEGLVNPVHTGVFPSFIKDLKKVWKDQIYPGDVFMCNDPYEGASHIPDVYTVRPVFCDGELAAFSGAIAHQLDFGGKTPGSNACDNIEIFQEGLRIPPTKYYDRGERNHTLYRLIEKNVRIPHKVLGDLESQVTATAMGEKAFIALVKKYGDWPIVKSYLDELLDYSERLTRAAIRELPDGEYEFEDYMDNDGFTSNPVRIYLKITIKDNQITFDFTGSSPQVKGSINLPFSSTVAIVNTSLRLFLDPSVPSNSGVWRPVTLIVPPSTITHASFPAGVAGRGATLGRLWDVCTGCLGKIAPDKVPACTSNVDFGICLGGNNRDGEPFVFTDFLAGSWGGRPFADGIDGHPPLWLNYSNIPCEVIEKEYPLRIEQYAYLPDTGGAGKFRGGLGIIKEYCLENDVVVQWRHDRALFPPWGSNGGKAGALAKGYHITDGRKRILKKESFSCKKGDKLQAILPGAGGWGDPYKRDLEKVLRDVRDRKISLEMAKKSYGVVINKKTLEVEIEATEKLQAKSGIK
- a CDS encoding TRAP transporter substrate-binding protein; amino-acid sequence: MKKRLFFLIITVMMVCTTAVVCSTATELPTLNWVLQTVETSLTDPRVEECVKFADRVAQRTDGKFKIRVVLAKELGIDRGEFPQAVGSGTIEMAWLNTSVTGGISSLSYTGLFNLPYLTVDQDTCLTAAEAINDMVFEDMKALGYQPLPPNSFFVFTPQDLLSKNPIPNLADLNDIKVRVWRDLDAKLIQSLGGSPVYMPVTEVYIAMQRGVVDAVNTGPNGMVMASLWEVGKYYYAVGLEPSGSWIVANNKKWNDLPPEYKKIIEEENVAMIKAMYDKYLTSTREQQDILVKNGVIINQPSQEEIKAWRDAGKPIWDEWAQQDPRNRKALDAAIKALGF
- a CDS encoding TRAP transporter small permease, which translates into the protein MRNYFDALSNFLSRVSAVAGQAIIAIMVLLITVDVLSRNIILKSILIATEVSGYALVALAFLGLAYTERTGSNIKISILTKRFSPSVQKKLQLVVSIVSTIFMAWLTWITLGPVIDNFNNKVTSITILHVPMWILYISIPIGYAMLTVLMTNEVVNGGYKSLETDDSV
- a CDS encoding TRAP transporter large permease subunit — translated: MEPLALAGISFLVLFILLFLGVKVGISLAMTGCLGFFLYQGNPGLVPLIPYRTLDSFVLTCVPLFILMGEILVLSGATEGLYKACSKLVTRIPGGLLHTNIITCAIFAAISGSSPGTAATIGSVAIPSLKERHYDIKIILGSIVAGGTLGILIPPSINMIVYGMLAEVSVGRLFAAGIIPGISLGGLFMLYILYSAIRNKKIAPRDSRSSQKEIVFSLKDFMGLLPSIALIFLVLGGIFAGIMTPTEAAAIGCTFSLFIVLALRKFSWSLLGRALAKTLQTTCMILFIVVGSSILASFFSRTGIPTAVAELVINSGVSKLAVILSICIVYVFLGCFIDPTSIIVMTASTVLPIVKELGFDMVWFGVIYVLTAEIGMITPPMGLNLFVVQGISKENIVKVIQGSIPFLFLMIIFLGICIWFPSLILWLPNRLFGIGS
- a CDS encoding transketolase, which codes for MKEEKDLLLYLKSISKKIRYETIKLAYEAEYAHPGPSLSITDLLVALYYGELNIDPNKPNWEDRDRFVLSKGHGCLSLYAILADLGFYPAKENLKLRKLNSLVQGHPDMRKTPGIDFTAGSLGNGIGAAVGIAISFKIDKRQHRVFTILGDGEIQEGIVWEAASIASHLKLDNLVAIIDNNNFQASGPVEKINNIELIKNKWEAFGWIVIEINGHNFTEILPALKLATSITSKPTIIIAHTIKGKGVSFMENDNSWHQRQLTKEQYQLALNEISSYEEGEKIG